From the Butyrivibrio fibrisolvens genome, one window contains:
- a CDS encoding insulinase family protein translates to MTVNELTAYEVLEHRRIDDLGTDSYILKHKKTGARVVLLPNDDENKVFYIGFRTPPTDSTGVAHIIEHTVLCGSRDFPVKDPFIELAKGSLNTFLNAMTYPDKTVYPVASCNDADFQNLMHVYLDAVFYPNIYKTDKIFKQEGWHYEMESADDDLKINGVVYNEMKGAYSSPDDILDKGIMNSLYPDNTYNIESGGDPDVIPSLTYEQYLDFHRRYYHPSNSYIYLYGNMDMVSKLTYIDENYLSHFDHLDIDSSIKMQKPFEKQSVVHKDYSILKTDDLKDNTYLTMNWSVGTSLDRKLYVAFDVLDYCLVSAPGAVLKKALIDKGIGKDVYSEYENGVLQPFFSVIAKNANADQADLFKQTIIECLEKTVKEGLDKKALEAAINVDEFKYREADFGRFPKGLLYGLQVLDSWLYDDMKPFIHIEAGDTYKALRDEIEGDYFERLIQEYLLDNTHSSMFIMNPVKGLNEEKEAAKSAELQKYKESLTKEDIDRIVRETAELKEYQEAPDLEENLKKIPMLTRKDLRRNVEPFIYEEKKVGDNILLFHDIFTNGIDYLNFVFRMEDVPYELFKYSGILKSVLGLVDTKNYSYGDLYNEINMKTGGFTASIGTYSDRRDLSKFATTFEIAVKVLPSNIDHAFDLATEIIRTSKIDDMKRMKEILDEKMSHMEADLQTAGHRAAALHAAAGFSKTGNVSENLSGITGYRLVQKYAKHYDEAAHKELVEKLSELMKTLFRKENLLVSFTTDKKNYGQIEAKVAEFADNLYTQDCQKGRLEFVPVKSNDAFKTPGQVQYTALAGNFRKNGLEYTGALRVLQVMMGYDFLWNNIRVKGGAYGVMGGASPNGDSYFVTYRDPHLKRSLDVFRQVSDFVRNYEADERTLTGFVIGAIGELDTPKTPSAKGSYGLMAYMCHVDIDKLQEHRDQILDVTVEDIRKLADYVDAFEEDNSICVVGTSEKINQHRDLFDKVEEL, encoded by the coding sequence ATGACAGTTAATGAATTGACTGCTTACGAGGTCTTAGAGCATAGAAGAATAGATGACCTTGGAACAGATAGTTATATCTTAAAGCATAAAAAGACAGGGGCTCGTGTAGTTCTTTTACCAAATGATGATGAAAACAAGGTTTTCTATATAGGTTTCCGTACACCTCCGACAGATTCTACAGGTGTTGCGCATATCATTGAGCATACAGTTTTGTGCGGATCAAGGGATTTTCCTGTTAAGGATCCTTTTATCGAACTTGCCAAGGGTTCACTTAATACATTCCTTAATGCAATGACATATCCGGATAAGACTGTATATCCTGTAGCAAGTTGCAATGATGCTGACTTCCAGAATCTTATGCATGTATATCTTGATGCTGTTTTTTATCCCAATATTTATAAAACAGATAAGATATTCAAGCAGGAAGGCTGGCACTATGAGATGGAAAGCGCTGATGATGATCTTAAAATCAACGGCGTTGTATATAACGAGATGAAGGGCGCTTATTCATCACCGGATGATATTCTTGATAAGGGTATCATGAACTCTCTTTATCCTGACAATACTTATAATATTGAGTCAGGCGGTGATCCGGACGTTATTCCTTCTTTGACATATGAGCAGTATCTTGATTTCCACAGAAGATATTATCATCCGTCCAACAGCTATATCTATCTGTATGGAAATATGGATATGGTATCGAAGCTTACTTATATAGACGAGAATTATCTGTCACATTTTGATCATCTTGATATTGATTCAAGTATCAAGATGCAGAAGCCTTTTGAGAAGCAGTCTGTTGTTCACAAGGACTATTCCATTCTTAAGACAGATGATCTTAAAGATAATACATATCTGACTATGAACTGGTCTGTTGGAACAAGCCTTGACAGAAAGCTCTATGTGGCATTTGATGTTCTTGATTATTGTCTTGTTTCTGCACCCGGCGCTGTTCTTAAGAAGGCTCTTATTGATAAGGGTATTGGTAAAGATGTCTACAGCGAATATGAAAATGGTGTACTTCAGCCATTTTTCTCTGTAATTGCCAAGAATGCAAATGCTGATCAGGCAGATCTTTTCAAACAGACAATCATTGAGTGCCTTGAAAAGACAGTTAAGGAAGGCCTTGATAAGAAGGCTCTTGAAGCTGCCATCAACGTAGATGAGTTTAAGTACAGAGAAGCGGACTTTGGAAGATTCCCTAAGGGACTTTTATATGGACTTCAGGTCCTTGACAGCTGGCTCTATGACGACATGAAGCCTTTTATTCATATCGAAGCAGGAGATACCTATAAAGCACTTAGAGATGAGATAGAAGGCGATTACTTCGAAAGACTTATACAGGAATATCTTCTAGATAATACTCATTCAAGTATGTTTATCATGAATCCTGTAAAGGGCCTTAATGAAGAAAAAGAAGCTGCAAAATCTGCAGAGCTTCAAAAGTATAAGGAAAGCCTTACTAAGGAAGATATAGACAGAATCGTTCGCGAAACTGCCGAGCTTAAGGAATATCAGGAAGCTCCTGACTTGGAAGAGAATCTCAAGAAGATTCCTATGCTTACAAGAAAGGATCTTAGAAGAAACGTAGAGCCTTTCATCTATGAGGAAAAGAAGGTTGGGGATAATATACTCTTATTCCATGATATTTTTACAAATGGTATAGATTATCTTAACTTCGTATTTCGAATGGAAGATGTTCCTTATGAACTGTTTAAATATTCAGGAATCCTTAAGTCTGTACTTGGACTTGTAGATACCAAGAATTATTCTTATGGAGATCTTTATAATGAGATCAACATGAAAACAGGCGGATTCACAGCAAGTATCGGTACTTACTCTGACAGACGTGATCTGTCAAAATTCGCTACAACTTTTGAAATTGCAGTCAAGGTCCTTCCTTCAAATATAGATCATGCATTTGATCTTGCAACTGAGATCATAAGGACTTCAAAAATCGATGATATGAAGCGTATGAAGGAGATCCTTGATGAGAAGATGTCACATATGGAAGCAGATCTTCAGACGGCAGGACATCGTGCTGCTGCTCTTCATGCTGCAGCGGGATTCTCTAAGACAGGCAATGTTTCTGAGAATCTGTCCGGTATAACAGGATATCGCCTTGTTCAAAAGTATGCTAAGCATTATGATGAGGCTGCTCACAAAGAGCTTGTTGAAAAGCTTTCTGAGCTTATGAAGACTCTTTTCCGTAAAGAGAATCTTCTTGTAAGCTTTACTACAGATAAGAAGAACTACGGCCAGATAGAAGCGAAGGTGGCTGAATTTGCTGATAACCTTTATACTCAGGATTGTCAGAAGGGCCGACTTGAATTTGTACCTGTAAAGAGCAATGATGCGTTCAAGACTCCGGGGCAGGTTCAGTATACTGCGCTTGCGGGCAACTTTAGAAAGAACGGACTTGAGTATACAGGAGCGCTTCGTGTCCTTCAGGTTATGATGGGATATGACTTTTTGTGGAACAATATCCGTGTAAAGGGTGGAGCATACGGCGTTATGGGCGGAGCTTCTCCTAATGGAGACTCATATTTTGTAACTTATAGAGATCCTCATCTTAAGAGAAGTCTTGATGTGTTCCGTCAGGTTTCTGATTTTGTAAGGAATTATGAAGCAGATGAGCGTACACTTACAGGATTTGTTATAGGTGCGATAGGAGAGCTTGATACACCTAAGACACCTAGCGCAAAAGGCTCTTATGGCCTTATGGCTTACATGTGCCATGTAGATATTGATAAGCTTCAGGAGCATCGTGACCAGATACTTGATGTAACTGTAGAGGATATCAGGAAGCTTGCAGATTATGTAGATGCTTTTGAAGAAGATAACAGTATCTGCGTAGTTGGTACAAGTGAAAAGATTAATCAGCACAGAGATCTTTTTGACAAAGTCGAAGAACTCTGA
- the recO gene encoding DNA repair protein RecO, whose translation MMKETFDQDNRLTVNGIVIKHRPVGEYDFTVTIITMERGKISAFARGARKPGGKLSGNVEPFCYGTFTLYEGKSSYNIIETDIINYFEPFRRNLEDTCYGTYLLELADYYATENSDETELLKLLYLSLTALTKDAFDKRLVRCIFELRALVIDGQYPGVPENRGYSDAVKLAMQHISGSDLKSLFTFRLSDQALKELIDITRMYREHFVDRQLKSLEILSTVERELI comes from the coding sequence ATGATGAAAGAGACATTTGATCAGGACAACAGACTTACTGTAAACGGCATTGTCATAAAGCACAGGCCTGTTGGTGAATATGATTTTACTGTTACGATCATTACTATGGAGCGTGGCAAGATCAGTGCTTTTGCAAGAGGCGCAAGAAAGCCGGGAGGCAAGCTTTCCGGCAATGTCGAACCATTTTGCTATGGAACTTTTACTTTATACGAAGGGAAAAGTTCCTACAATATAATTGAAACAGATATCATCAATTATTTCGAACCTTTCCGCCGGAATCTGGAAGATACCTGCTATGGAACTTATCTTCTGGAACTGGCGGATTATTATGCGACGGAAAACAGCGATGAGACTGAGCTATTAAAGCTTTTATATCTTTCACTTACTGCTCTTACCAAAGATGCTTTTGATAAGAGGCTTGTCAGATGTATATTTGAACTTCGGGCACTTGTTATTGATGGTCAATATCCGGGAGTTCCTGAAAACAGAGGCTATAGCGATGCAGTAAAGCTTGCAATGCAGCATATAAGCGGTTCTGATCTAAAAAGTCTTTTTACATTCAGACTAAGCGATCAGGCACTTAAAGAGCTGATAGATATAACAAGGATGTATCGGGAACATTTTGTTGACAGGCAGCTCAAAAGCCTTGAAATATTAAGCACCGTGGAACGTGAACTTATATGA
- the era gene encoding GTPase Era, giving the protein MDSNSFKTGFIALVGRPNVGKSTLMNNMIGQKIAITSNKPQTTRGRIQTVYTDDRCQMIFVDTPGIHETKNKLGSYMLHIAQKTLEDADMILWLVEPTDFIGQGEKYIIKQLKRCKQPVVLVINKIDTVKKDQLPKFIDAYKSELNFSDIVPVSARKKENLDTLMDVICKYLPYGPALYDEDTVTEEPERDIAAEIIREKALRLLQDEVPHGIAVTIERMREREGYLSDDGLPLLDIDATIICERDSHKGIVIGKGGAMLKKIGSQARVDIEDMTQCKVNLKLWVKVRKNWRDDSSQMKHFGYDERDI; this is encoded by the coding sequence ATGGATAGTAATAGTTTTAAAACAGGATTTATAGCACTGGTTGGGCGTCCTAATGTTGGTAAGTCCACTCTTATGAACAATATGATAGGCCAGAAGATAGCCATCACCTCCAATAAGCCCCAGACTACCAGAGGACGTATTCAAACAGTATATACGGATGATCGCTGTCAGATGATCTTCGTTGATACGCCGGGTATACATGAGACCAAGAATAAGCTTGGATCTTATATGCTTCACATAGCTCAGAAGACTCTGGAAGATGCTGATATGATTCTGTGGCTTGTAGAGCCGACAGATTTCATAGGACAAGGTGAAAAATATATCATTAAGCAGCTCAAAAGATGCAAACAGCCTGTAGTTCTTGTTATCAATAAGATTGATACAGTCAAAAAGGACCAGTTGCCAAAGTTCATAGATGCTTACAAAAGTGAGCTGAACTTTTCTGATATAGTTCCTGTTTCAGCTAGGAAAAAAGAGAATCTCGATACCCTTATGGATGTTATATGCAAATATCTTCCATATGGTCCTGCTCTTTATGATGAGGATACTGTAACAGAGGAACCTGAGCGTGATATTGCAGCTGAGATAATCCGTGAAAAGGCTCTTAGACTCCTTCAGGATGAAGTTCCGCATGGAATCGCTGTTACTATTGAGAGAATGAGAGAAAGAGAAGGCTATCTGTCTGACGACGGTCTGCCGCTTCTGGATATAGACGCTACCATTATCTGTGAAAGGGATTCTCATAAAGGAATAGTCATAGGTAAGGGCGGTGCTATGCTCAAAAAGATTGGAAGCCAGGCCAGAGTTGATATTGAAGATATGACTCAGTGCAAGGTTAATTTGAAACTGTGGGTTAAAGTTCGTAAGAACTGGAGAGATGACAGTTCGCAGATGAAGCATTTTGGCTATGATGAAAGAGACATTTGA
- a CDS encoding YebC/PmpR family DNA-binding transcriptional regulator, protein MSGHSKFANIKHKKEKNDAAKGKIFTVIGREIAVAVKEGGPDPSNNFKLATVIAKAKANNVPNDTIERGIKKASGENGGVDYKAFTYEGYGPGGTAIIVETLTDNTNRTAANVKSAFTKGKGSMGTPGCVSFMFDKKGQIIIDKEECAMSADDLMMAVLDAGADDFKEEEDSYEILTAPDAFQAVVEALNNAKVETVSAEVTMIPQNYVQVTDEENVKCLRRILDMLDEDDDVQNVYHNWDEPDED, encoded by the coding sequence AAGAGAAGAACGACGCTGCTAAGGGTAAGATCTTCACAGTTATCGGACGTGAGATTGCAGTTGCTGTTAAGGAAGGCGGTCCGGATCCGTCTAACAATTTCAAACTTGCTACAGTAATCGCAAAGGCTAAGGCCAACAACGTTCCTAACGATACAATCGAAAGAGGTATCAAGAAGGCTTCCGGTGAGAACGGAGGCGTTGATTATAAGGCGTTCACTTATGAAGGATACGGTCCTGGCGGAACAGCTATCATAGTTGAGACTCTTACAGATAATACAAACCGTACAGCTGCTAATGTAAAGAGCGCATTCACAAAGGGTAAGGGTTCTATGGGAACACCTGGTTGCGTATCTTTCATGTTCGATAAGAAGGGTCAGATCATCATTGATAAGGAAGAGTGCGCAATGTCAGCTGATGACCTTATGATGGCAGTACTTGATGCCGGCGCTGATGATTTCAAGGAAGAAGAGGATTCTTATGAGATCCTTACAGCTCCTGATGCATTCCAGGCTGTAGTTGAAGCTCTTAACAATGCTAAGGTTGAGACTGTTTCTGCAGAGGTTACTATGATTCCTCAGAACTATGTTCAGGTTACAGACGAGGAGAACGTTAAGTGCCTTAGAAGGATTCTTGACATGCTTGATGAAGATGATGATGTACAGAACGTATATCACAACTGGGATGAGCCAGACGAGGACTGA
- a CDS encoding glycine--tRNA ligase: MKAEEKTMDKVIALAKGRGFIFPGSEIYGGLANTWDYGPLGVEFKNNVKKAWWKKFVQENKYNVGVDCAILMNPQTWVASGHLAGFSDPLMDCKECHERFRADKIIEDFAAENNITLESSVDGWSQQQMMDFINDNNVPCPSCGKHNFTDIRQFNLMFKTFQGVTEDAKNTVYLRPETAQGIFVNFKNVQRTTRKKLPFGIGQIGKSFRNEITPGNFTFRTREFEQMELEFFCEPGTDLEWYEYWKNFCRDFLVELGMKEDEMRLREHDPEELAFYSKGTTDIEFKFPFGWGELWGIADRTDYDLSQHQTTSAQDLTYFDEEKKERYIPYVIEPSLGADRVALAFLCAAYDEEEIEGGDVRTVMHFHPVLAPVKIAVLPISKKLSENAEKVFDQLSKKWNCEYDDRGSIGKRYRRQDEIGTPFCIAYDFDSEEDHCVTIRERDTMKQIEYSEGNVRWPIAELDKFFEEKFAF; the protein is encoded by the coding sequence ATGAAAGCAGAAGAGAAGACAATGGACAAAGTAATTGCACTGGCTAAGGGCAGAGGATTTATTTTCCCCGGTTCTGAGATTTACGGAGGTCTTGCAAATACTTGGGATTACGGTCCACTTGGTGTTGAATTCAAAAATAATGTCAAGAAGGCATGGTGGAAGAAATTCGTTCAGGAGAACAAATACAATGTAGGTGTTGATTGCGCGATTCTTATGAACCCTCAGACTTGGGTTGCATCAGGACATCTTGCCGGCTTCTCTGATCCTTTGATGGACTGTAAGGAGTGCCATGAGCGTTTTAGAGCAGATAAGATCATTGAGGATTTTGCTGCTGAGAACAATATCACACTTGAGTCATCAGTTGACGGCTGGAGCCAGCAGCAGATGATGGATTTCATTAACGATAATAATGTTCCTTGCCCTTCATGTGGCAAGCACAATTTTACTGATATCCGTCAGTTCAACCTTATGTTCAAGACATTCCAGGGTGTAACTGAGGATGCTAAGAATACTGTATACCTTCGTCCTGAGACAGCACAGGGTATATTCGTAAACTTCAAGAATGTACAGCGTACAACTCGTAAGAAGCTTCCTTTTGGTATCGGTCAGATCGGTAAGAGCTTCCGTAACGAGATCACACCTGGTAACTTCACATTCAGAACACGTGAGTTCGAGCAGATGGAGCTTGAGTTCTTCTGCGAGCCCGGAACTGATCTTGAGTGGTATGAGTATTGGAAGAATTTCTGCAGAGACTTCCTTGTTGAGCTTGGTATGAAGGAAGATGAGATGCGTCTTCGTGAGCATGATCCTGAAGAGCTTGCATTCTATTCAAAGGGAACAACAGATATCGAGTTCAAGTTCCCATTTGGCTGGGGTGAACTTTGGGGTATCGCTGACAGAACTGATTATGACCTTAGTCAGCACCAGACAACATCAGCTCAGGATCTTACATATTTTGATGAAGAGAAAAAAGAGCGTTATATCCCTTATGTTATCGAGCCTTCACTTGGTGCAGACCGTGTTGCTCTTGCATTCCTGTGCGCAGCATATGATGAAGAGGAAATTGAGGGCGGCGATGTAAGAACAGTTATGCACTTTCATCCTGTTCTTGCTCCTGTTAAGATCGCTGTTCTTCCTATCTCCAAGAAGCTTTCAGAGAATGCTGAGAAGGTATTTGACCAGCTTTCCAAGAAGTGGAACTGCGAGTATGACGATCGCGGATCTATCGGTAAGAGATACAGAAGACAGGATGAGATCGGAACTCCTTTCTGCATAGCTTATGACTTTGATTCTGAAGAAGATCACTGCGTAACAATTCGTGAGCGTGATACCATGAAGCAGATCGAGTACTCTGAAGGCAATGTAAGATGGCCTATCGCAGAGCTTGATAAGTTCTTTGAAGAGAAGTTTGCTTTTTGA